The DNA window tgctgcaaaatatataatttgttaaATGAGcactatatatatttcaaataagcTTTCTAGGCTGCTACCTTCTTACTTTTTTAAATGAGTTTTTTATTTTGCAGACACAGAGGATGAGGCAGTCAAATGTTCTTGCACCAGTCATTGATCTGAAGAGAGGAAGTGCTGGAGAGGACAGACAGATTTCAGACACACCACCACATGTAGCAGCAGGGTTGAAGGTGAGGCAGAACTGTTGCTGTTTGGTGCTTCTTGTTGTGTAGTTTCTTCAGTCAGGTCCACTTTCagacttttccactgcatggaacctactatACTCTGCTCAGCTCACTTGCTGGGACTATTAAGCTTTGATTACTGATcatgtatttgcatgtttttggGAACATAGCAAGCATGAATaaattcagacagatcagtagtgTTTTAGTTCCATGTTACACAATTCAGCTTTCACTGAAGTTTTTCATCAACCACCAATCCGAAAAACGTTGCtacctcttcaaaagacaacAATATCATTTTATAATCTGTCCTTGTgagtctgtaaaaaaaaataaaaaaaaaatgtgatcttTGCTTTGCCTTGAAGATGTTAAAAAtgcctagtttgtgctggatgtctgcatgtCAGCTCTCCGCAAGCTTTATATGTCATGGTTCAGTCCCTACTCATTTAGCTTGGGACCAGAAGTGAGCAGGTATTGAAATTGTTACCATTGCCAGGTACCAGTTTGCCTAATGGGAAAGTAAAATCTTAGTACAGCCAAATGTAATAGAGTAGACTAAAAAATGCCACTGGTAAATCTCCATTGTAGTATTATGTTTACAGAATGACTCAATTTCTAACATGCTTTTGTGTAATTTATAATTCAATGGAAACACTTTTAGTCTTGGTTGTATGTTTGTGTCTAGGCCTGCCATCATGTTTCCTGTAGAAAGAgtatttgttttctattttaaactatatattATGGAAGAATAAGAATAATAGTAATTAAGTGTATAATATGAAGGAAAAGTGAGATTCCCAGCTGAAGAATCCTGAGAGCCAGAGTAGGTTGATAGGACAAATAAGATTTGAAATATACATGGTACTTTAGAGGCAGGCAGTGAGGATTTAGTGATATTGTGCAAATGCAAAACAATTAACATTTGGGTGGACATGAGCATCAAAATAGCGAGCTGGCTAAAGGATAAAGCCCTGATTTCAAGGTATTGAGGGGTCCCATTATAGTGCATTGTAAACCCCCCTAAGTGACAATAGATACAGATGTATGTCCAGAGCGAGTGATAAACCGCTTTCtagatttttcagtgttttacacTCTGTGGTATTGTCTTGGTTATGgtttaaatgtaaattcagGATTAGTGTTTTTAATGGTGGAAAGCTACGCTAGCTGCAATAGTCCAAGTTTAGGTTTATGTTTAATATGTAGTCATGAGCTGGCTTTTAATGTACTAAAATATGTGTGCATtttgtgctgtgtgtatgtatattacAGGACTCTGTGTCAGGTGGCTTTTCTGCAGGTGATGTCCTAATACCACTAGCAGATGAATATGATCCCATGTTCCCAAATGACTATGAGAAAGTGgtgaaaagacacagagaggaacGACAAAGGCAGAGAGAACAGGAACGGCAAAAAGAGATCGAGGAGAGGGAGAAGTATGCACACATTCCACGTGTACACAAGAGGCTAGAGTACACCAACTAGACAAACGCTCCTTTGGGCAGGGATTCCTCCAATGttgtttttgggaggaaactgacaGTCCTCCCCTTTTCATTTAGTTTATGTCAAAATTATTTGTCTGGTTAATGCaatgaaaaatacatacattttaaaccTGTGGACTCttgcataaaaaaaataaaaggttgatctttatttaaatgattacaGAATTAATATTAGGCTCTGAATTTATATTGTCAAAACTTAACTGTCAAAATATTTGAAATGGTTAATTTTgggtttaaaataattaattctcACATTCCACATTTTTCtgaagagattttttttgtagctCATCTGAGTTGATCGGAAAAGCTCACAGTTAATTTAAGATGCCTTGAGCAATTTTTCAAAACATATAATGTGGATGTGAAGTTGTTCCCTTACTAAAACCTTGTAGGGCCAAAAAAATACTTTCATGGTCTTATTAATGAGAATATACAATCATATAATGATTTGGTTTTTATATTGTTGGCCAGTCGTCTTGTACCTATTAGTTATAATAAGAtactatttttaaatgtgataaactatttttgtttatgttaGAGATTGCCATATCACATTTTTCCACACAGATATCTTATGGTCATAAATGATCTTtcatgtatttgtattttatagGAAACGTAAGGAGCGTCATGAAGGTGCCGCTCCCAGTGGTTTTTCCCGGTTCCCCACAGAGGGAGACTCTGATGAAGAAGAGGAAtatgagaaagagaagaggaaaagaagTGGGTTACTTATTAAACTCCTTCATCATTACTGTGCTCTGAAATCAATAAATTGTCCATCTGCCTTATTCCACACacatttcagtgttttactTTTTGTACAAAACACCATGTGGGGGTTGTAGTgtggtaaaaaaacaaaaaggtaaATTTGTTTAAGAATTTTCCTTTGTTAGGCTAAATTCTAACCTAAAGTGGCTGTATAATTGTAAAATTCTGcaaatttttcctcatggtttGCAAGCCTTTGATCTGTTTGCGTGCTGCAAAATAGTCCAGTGTTCATAGTCAGCCCTTGCTAtataaatggggaaaaaaacattgttGCTCAGGCAGGGAAACGACAAAATTCCATCCAATCAACAAAATGGGTTCATTCTTTTGCATAGGATTGGGGGAAGTGGAATTAATATTTGTCCTCAATCCCAGTGTTACCTTTGAAATCTGCGTACATTAAATTGGAGGGCAGAGCTTCTGAAGCAGCATTGAAGGGAGTGTTTGGTTTTGCTGTAGAGTTCAAATATCAAGAGCCATTCTTTAGAATTGTACACAGTACCTTTTAACTGACTTAGCTAAATTCTGATTCTAACCACCTCTTGACCATTCAACAGTTTTTTGGAAAATCatgtaattaaattttttttaactgttccTTAAATCTTGCTTTGCGTAAGATACCATACCATTGTCATTTATTGTCATATTTcatgatttatattttttaatttaaattttttgtccACAGCAATGGGTGGAGCTGCAATTGCTCCTCCAACATCACTGGTGGAGAAAGACTGTAAGTAAaactaatataatatttttctgtttttaacagTATATATAGAGATTTTGTGgcctggtgcagcaggtagtgtcgcagtcacacagctccagggacctggtggttgtggggtaaaatcctgctccgggtgactatctgtgaagagtttggtgtgttctccctgtgtccgcgtgggtttcctcccacggtccaaaaacacattttggtagatggattggcgacaccgaaggtgtgtgtgttgccctgtgaaggactggtgccccctccagggtgtgttccttccttgctcccagtgattccgggtaggctccggacccatggcgaccctgcactggataagcggttacagacatgaatgaatgatatttcaAATATGTATTTCAGGACATTTATGAGGAATGTCCTGAAATGATCTGGGCTACTGAGCGaaaaaatctacatttaaaTAATCTCTAAATTTGTAAGCATATCTATATGTTTGTGTTCACAAAACCATGCATGCAAATGGATTAGAATGGGAAATGTTTTAGAATACAGTACAAGTGTAATTTTAGCCAGTCTCCACTAGGCTGAGCTATTGTTGTTCTCTGTCAGGGTTTATGATTATTGATTATAACTGTTATGCCTGGTGTCTGTTGTTATGGCAGCATCATACACCTATGATGATGAGGGTCGACAGAGATCCAAAGCAGCAATTCCTCCTCCCGTCTTTGAAGACTCCGAGAGACCACGCTCTCCTCCAGGACCCACCAGCTCCTTCCTGGCCAATATGGGGTCAGTGGCATTCAACTCTTCTGTAGTTCTCTTCAGCTTGTTCATAATTTGGTTTATTCACATTCTCCCTTATTTTAACAGTGAACTGCCTTGTGTACTGCAGTTGATTACTTATTGTGTTGGTGATAAAATGCAGTTGTTATCAATCTCTTATTGGATTtactatttttcattttttcttgtACATGCACTCACTCCTGGATAATTATACACAGATGATGCAGATAGCAAATATGTGAGAGAACTACAATTTTTAGTGAATGTTTAGGAGAGATAAAGCAATAGAGAAGTGTTTGTTgcattatataattttttgcCTTATCTGTCATAATTAATTTGCAATTATTTAGCAAGATGTAAACAACCTATGTTCTGATTGACTTATAAGTAAGTGAGACTACTCTTTGGTTTATTGCATAGGTGACTATATgttattgtggtgtggtgttttCTTGAGTAAAAATTTAGGTGCGTTCCTAAATATGGTCAGTACCGTTCACAGTAAAATTGCAAGTCAGTATTTGTAAGTAAAGCTTATACCTGTCCTCAGATTTTGGAGTTGTGAAGGTCAGAGCAACATTGTATAATTTGTATTTGGTTTGACAGTGGTGACCAACATGCAGTTTGGtgcatttcttaattttatggTGTTATACCTGGTGAAAACTAAATATaattacctgtgtgtgtgtatcctgcAGAGGGACAGTGGCTCATAAGATCATGCAGAAGTATGGTTTCCGTGAGGGCCAAGGCCTGGGAAAGCATGAGCAGGGTTTGAGCACAGCTCTGTCAGTGGAGAAAACTAGTAAACGTGGTGGCAAGATCATCATTGGAGACTCAACGGAAAAGAGTGAGCtcacacaccaaatacacaccaacatacacactCTTTCCAAAGCATGTCCTTTTCGTAAGAAAAGAGCCCAGtaaacttaaggtggaaatctcTTATCCTTGCAGTTTTTTAGGAAATTAATCAGTGCATGTAAAATTTAACCAAAATTTGCATTTGCTTACAAATGTACTTGGTGGATTTGtttagagagaaaaagggaatatttttttccacaaatgGAAAATTTAGCAGATAATTAACTATGATTTCCCCATTTCATGCAGCTGTTGAAGTTCAGAGCTATTGGCCAGGTAGGCCAATGGGATATTTAAATTTCTCAAAGTGTGATGGCTCCCAAATAAAATTTGGACACAAACAACTAAAATTCAAATAGACCAATATTACTCAACACCAAATGTTGGTGCACCAAAAACAAGCTTATGAATTCACATAATTTTATTtagggtttgtttatttattaatttaatttaatttattattattttgtatttttctatattggcatgtgtgtgtctttctcagATCCAGGATCCAGTCAGAATATGGCTGATACACCTGGGGCTAATTCAGGAGTATCAGGTTAGACCTTAcacctgtttttttcccttgcTTCAGTCTGATATTCTCAAAGCTGGGTTAGCTCGTGGAGTGGGCAAGGATTGAGCATCCAGGGATTGCTCTCTGTGAGGGCATAGTGTAGTTTAGCCCTTGGGTAGCTTGTGGAGAGGGCAGAATGGGTCTTAACGACCCTGCTCTACATCCTGAAACAGGCATAACAAGGATTAATGACTATCAAAATTTTGTTAgacctttgtttttttctgctctttctctcagcACTAATAACAGCAACCATTGAAGATGGAACATTTGTGCTATAATCATTCCTATTTACTGTGAGCCAATATAAATTAGAGCAGCAGTTCTATTGAGTTATTCTTGTGTTAAATATACACTAGAAATACATGAGATTAAATTTGTTTTGGTAACTTATTCCAGTACTGCAGGTGGCCATATTATAAGTATTTTGCCTAAACCCCAAGAAAAAAAGGCCAATTCACTGAACTGTATATTTTGATCAATAATTTGGAAAACAAACATGTGTAATCGAAGTTCAGTATCAAAGGCTGGTTATCATGGAACTGTTAAAAATTATCCCACCGTATGTTGACACTTCCTCTGAGCCAGACATTTACAAAACACCTTTATCAGTGACATCATAAACATACCCTAAGGGTGATTCACACTCTAAGGTGCACTCCACAGTTTCCTTAGATTCAGACATTTAGGCTGTATTTATGCAACATAATCCCTTTTAAAGctgttttaacacacacatattgttAAGATATTTTGGTATTTGATAAACTGAattaatttaaagtttaaagacttttgttataatgtatttttatattgaaaGTATAAAATCTGCTCTTAATTATGTCTAgaactacattaaaataaaaattctgaatTTAACTTAAATTCATATAGGTGTCTTAAAATGTATGCAGATAGTGTTATATAATTTGGGATTTTCTTCATAAGTAAGCCATGCataatttctgtatttattttattcctttTGTGTTCAAGGTCTGAAGCCACATTCTTTCCACTAACTTCCTTCCTAGAAACATTTGATGTTAAATTACTGGAGTCTTATATTCAAGGATACACGAGGATGAATAATTGTTCTTTGGTGTAAAATCTCTTAACTCTACCCTTAGGAGATGCATCAAAGAAGAATGAGGTCAACCCACTGACAGAAATCCTCAAATGTCCTACAAAAGTGGTTCTATTGCGGGTAAGTGTAGTGGAACAGAGTGTAAATGTGTCTGCACATAAAGACAAGAAGTGCCTGAGGGCAGTCTGGTACAAGGTTGTGTTGTGGTAAAGAGTGAGACACCAGCAAATatagaataaaatgtaaatatttgtttctTTAGAATATGGTGGGCCGAGGAGAGGTGGATGAAGATCTGGAGGCAGAGACAAAAGAGGAGTGTGAGAAATACGGCAAAGTCGtcaaatgtgttatttttgaGGTGAGAGAATACATTCAAGGTATcagtttcttttgtttgtttcaatGTAGAACTTGTTGTTGTTCTATGCATATGGAAACAAACCACAAGGGGCTGTATGTTGCAGTGATGTTGTTTTAGTTAAGTGGAACTTGAATCTGAATTGTTTTTTAGTGTACTAGTCAGTTCATGATTTaaacttatatattttttaaaagttaacaATTTAACAAAGCCCCTACCTACCCAGTCTTAATATAACCACTTCCTGTTTGACTGGAAATTTTAGGTTCAGAACCAAAAATCTGTGCTTCTAGGATAATTGCAATTCGATTTTCCTTCAATCTTTTAGCAATAAAAAAAGCACTgttacattttcactgtttgaaaaaatgtttattgtGCCATATATACTTCGTAATGATTTGTTAATCATTTATTGACAAATAATTTGCTGTTAGGGAGTAAAGGTCTAGAGCTGAGGTTCCTGACAATTTTGCTATATACCATGCATAATCTTGAGGATCTTTTTAAATCTGTCCTAAATTCTACAAACTGAATTTCTTGTTAGTTTCAGTGTGTTATATAATGGGGATAACTGTTGATGATGGGAACTGTTGTAAATATTTGTTCTGTGTAATATTTAGATCTCGGATGTAGCGGATGATGAAGCAGTGAGGATATTCCTGGAGTTTGAGCGTGTCGAGTCCGCAATTAAAGGTGAGCATcatactttttactttttaaggTACATTTCTGAAACTTGTAGTGTCTATTAAATATGCCCCAGAAAGTTCTCTTGTTATAAGTGAAGGAAGTGCGTGAGCATGCTCCCTCAAGCATTACATCACCTACAGTTTTACATAATGTCCTCCAGAGAACTTGACAATCAAACCAGTTCAGtcaattcactcactcatttagcCTGTTATTCTGAACAATTATGGCTGTATTTAAGTCTAGTGGCTCCCTTTGGCTCttgagcatttttttttactgttgtaTTTCAGAAAATCTAATCCCTGATTATCGGTTAGCACTCGTGTTCATGCTGGGTCTATTCcagcaattaaaataaataaatcagaaatggTGATCTTTTAAACCAAAACTTTATTTACGAAACCACAACACTCGCACATAATCTGGAAATGAAGAAAGATGCTGTGTAGCACAGTGTGTTATCACCTACAGCTGTTGTTTCAGGGGCATGAGTCCAGAGCTAAGAATTCCAGTGTATGATGATGTTAAGAAAACCCTTATTTCAATCACAAGTTCCAACAAAAGTGTTACTAATGTTATTTTGTAAGAAATCTTCAGCTACCATGTGGGCTTATTAGCCATAGAGTGCTCACTATTGAAATATCAGCATGAATTAGTGTGCTTAATTCAAATTACTTGTATTTAAGGCAAGCTAGGCCATGTTGCTTTCTTCATATAGTTTTACAGATACTCACTAAATGCATGAGGAAGTCAGTCTTAAGTTACTTCTTTCAGATGTTGTCTGATGATCTACAACCTCAGATTtgagatgtttgtttgtttgtttttatggcAAGCAGTTCCACTGATG is part of the Hoplias malabaricus isolate fHopMal1 chromosome 4, fHopMal1.hap1, whole genome shotgun sequence genome and encodes:
- the rbm17 gene encoding splicing factor 45 isoform X1, with the protein product MSLYDDLGVATSDAKTEGWSKNFKLLQSQLKVKKAALTQAKTQRMRQSNVLAPVIDLKRGSAGEDRQISDTPPHVAAGLKDSVSGGFSAGDVLIPLADEYDPMFPNDYEKVVKRHREERQRQREQERQKEIEEREKKRKERHEGAAPSGFSRFPTEGDSDEEEEYEKEKRKRTMGGAAIAPPTSLVEKDSSYTYDDEGRQRSKAAIPPPVFEDSERPRSPPGPTSSFLANMGGTVAHKIMQKYGFREGQGLGKHEQGLSTALSVEKTSKRGGKIIIGDSTEKSMCVSFSDPGSSQNMADTPGANSGVSGDASKKNEVNPLTEILKCPTKVVLLRNMVGRGEVDEDLEAETKEECEKYGKVVKCVIFEISDVADDEAVRIFLEFERVESAIKAVVDLNGRYFGGRVVKACFYNLDKFRVLDLGEQV
- the rbm17 gene encoding splicing factor 45 isoform X2 — encoded protein: MSLYDDLGVATSDAKTEGWSKNFKLLQSQLKVKKAALTQAKTQRMRQSNVLAPVIDLKRGSAGEDRQISDTPPHVAAGLKDSVSGGFSAGDVLIPLADEYDPMFPNDYEKVVKRHREERQRQREQERQKEIEEREKKRKERHEGAAPSGFSRFPTEGDSDEEEEYEKEKRKRTMGGAAIAPPTSLVEKDSSYTYDDEGRQRSKAAIPPPVFEDSERPRSPPGPTSSFLANMGGTVAHKIMQKYGFREGQGLGKHEQGLSTALSVEKTSKRGGKIIIGDSTEKNPGSSQNMADTPGANSGVSGDASKKNEVNPLTEILKCPTKVVLLRNMVGRGEVDEDLEAETKEECEKYGKVVKCVIFEISDVADDEAVRIFLEFERVESAIKAVVDLNGRYFGGRVVKACFYNLDKFRVLDLGEQV